Below is a window of Picosynechococcus sp. PCC 7002 DNA.
CCACCCAGGGGAACTTGGATCGAGCGTAAAACATCCATCACTTTTGCTTCGTCCACTGTACGGTCTTCAATGGCCGGGAAAATTTTCTCAGCGACGGTGGTGTGTAAATGGGCATCGGCTAAATATAAATGCCACCCAGACACATCGATATAAATATTTTCACCAATCTCTGCGGCGAGTTTTTCGATTTGAATTGTGCTAGCCATTGGAAGCCTCCGAATAATCGGCGATCGCCGTAATGTAAAGCAGGTGTAACCCTAGAATGCCCAGCCAAACAAGGCTAAACGGTTTTACCCAGGGACGCTCTACCGTCGTTTGAATCATGGCAGTAAACCAA
It encodes the following:
- a CDS encoding DUF3181 family protein, with the protein product MASTIQIEKLAAEIGENIYIDVSGWHLYLADAHLHTTVAEKIFPAIEDRTVDEAKVMDVLRSIQVPLGGKQAFVTLAQLIPTAGQGDLLKLLEDYQDNW
- a CDS encoding 2TM domain-containing protein, whose translation is MPRSWPRKPDRKTDPEFRRAEDRMNFIVHVMVYLAINSPIWFTAMIQTTVERPWVKPFSLVWLGILGLHLLYITAIADYSEASNG